The sequence below is a genomic window from Nicotiana tomentosiformis chromosome 6, ASM39032v3, whole genome shotgun sequence.
ATACTCCATCGAAGAGCAACAGAGGTAGACCCCTTCCTACATATCAATTATGAATTTATTGATGAGCTCTGACAGTCATAGGGACGTTCTGGTGAAGGTGCTAAGTGTAGTGAGCGTGCTAGGCAATACCACTAGTGAGACACTGGCAGCAACCATTGGGAAGATGGTGGAGGCAAACATAGTTTATTTTTGGAGAGGTGAATTTCCTATGGAGGGAATGGATCACAACAAGGCTCTGCACATCACTATCAAGTGTGAAGACAAAGTCATATCTCGAGTACTTGTCGATGGGCGATCTGGATTGAACATTTTCGCATTCTCCACTTTGCAGGAATTAGGCATTCACTTGAGGGATGTAAAGGAAAGCCACGTGAGAGTGAGGGCTTTTGATGGGTCACAGAAGGATGTCATCGGAGAAATCTACCTAGCCTTGCAAATTATACCCCTTGAATTACCGATATTGTTCCAGGTGATGGATATTTCGTCTTCATACAATCTACTACTGGGAAGGCCTTGGAATCATATAACAAGGGTAGTTCCTTCCACTCTCCATCAGTGCATGCAATTCGAATGGGATTGCCAGGAGATTATGATACATGGAGAATAAAGCTGATCAACTTACTTGGAACATGTGGTTCCTTTTATATAAATATTGGATGGGGTCGCTTTCCATGCAGTCAAGATCATGCAAGCAATAGAAATAGGGAAGAGTGAACAGGATCACAACATACAGTCGCCATATGGGTCAAAGATGGCAATTCGAGAAATGATGATGTATAGGTACATACCAAAGACTGGGTTAGGAGCCCAATCGGATAGGATAATCGAGCCAATTCAACCCAAGGGGCAGAAAGGTACCGCCGACTTGGGATACCAACCTACAACCAAAAGAACCTACAATGGTAACCCTGGGAAAAGGGTTTTCATACAAAGCATGTTTCGAGCTCGGATCAGAGCTCACCACCAGAAGAGGATATCATCGACGGGATTGGAATATTGTTTGTGTCCATGATTGAGGAATGTTGCCGCAAAGCCGATATTAAGACACTACCCATTCGGGATGCCGAACCAGGAGAGACCTTGCAGAATTGGACAACTAGTCCATCTCTGGTTCGCCGGGAGTCTTGGTAATGTGGAATTGTAGTAATTTTGAAAACTGCATGGTCAATTGAGGCTTGAACCATGCCCATGTTTTTTTGTTAAACCGCCTCTTTGAACGCTAAGACATTCCTTTTaatgaaataaaagaattattttcCTGAAAATCATCgcaaatttatttttatctttatttatacttaatttttcttttcagcaatcaaaataataaaaacaactaCGTTCCATGATTATGGCATGTAACGAAACCCTCGAGCAAAATGATCTGGACTACGAAGAGTACGATGAGAGCATGATGCCCAAGAATCTACCACAAGAGATCGAACAACTGGAAAGCCAGAAGAAGCCCCACCTCGAAGAGACAAAGGTGATCAATCTGGGAAATGAGGAAAATGTAAAAGAGACTCGAATCAGCATCCATCTGAAGGCAGAATAGAAGAAAGAATTGGCAGAGCTCCTCCGACAATACATCGATGTGTTCGCTTGATCATATGACGACATGGCTGGACTATGTAATAACATTATCTCGCATTGATTGCCCACCGATCCCGCCAAGCCACCAGTCAAGAAGAAACCTAGAAAATTCAAGCCGAATTTGAGTCTACAAATCAaggaagaagtcaccaagcaaatAGAAGCAAATTTAGTAAAGGTCACTAATTACCCTACTTGGTTGGCAAACATCGTGCCGGTGCCGAAGGACTGGAAGATTAGAATAAGCGTGGACTATAGAGATCTCAACAAAGCCAGTCCCAAGGATGGGTTTCCTCTACCAAATATCCATATCTTTATTGAGAGTTGCCCGAAACATAAACTACAATTATTCGTGGATTGTTTTGCTAGATATCACTAGATTCTGATGCATGAAGAGGATGCAGAGAAGACAACACTCACTATGCCATGTGGAGTTTATTACTACAGGGTTATGCCATTCGGTCTCAAGAATGTCGGTGCCACCTACGTGATCTCTTTCATGACATGATCCACAAAGAGATCGAAGTATATGTGGacgacatcatcatcaaatctcaGAAGACTACAGATCATTTGAGTGATTTGAGGAAGTTCTTTGAATGTTTGCGaaggtacaatttgaagttgaatcctgcgaagtgtgcatttggagttcccGTAGGAAAACTATTAGGTTTCATCATCAGTAGAAAGAGAATAGAGCTGGACCCTTCGAAGATAAAGGACATTGAAAACTTGCCTCCTCCATAAAGCAAGAAGGATGTAACGTGTTTCCTTGGAAGATTgaactacatcagcaggttcatAGCCCAGTCAACAGTAATCTGTGAACCGATCTTTAGTTATTGAAGAAAGATGCCGCTATGAAGTGGACAGATGAATTCCAGAAAGCTTTCGACAGAATAAAGAAGTATTTGTCTAGTCCACTATTATTGGCTCCTCCTGAATCTAGGAAGCCGCTACTACTATACTTTTCCGTCCTAGACAATGCATTCGGATGCAtgttgggacaacatgatgagacTATAAAGAAGGAGCAAGCTATTTACTACCTGAGAAAGAAATTCACACCATACGAGGCTAGATATACTTTGTTGGAGCGAACATGTTATGCTTTGACTTGGATTGCTTAGAAGTTAAGACATTACTTATCAGCATATACCACATATCTGATATCCTGActcgacccgctcaagtacatCTTTTAGAAGCTGATGCCTACAGGAAAGTTAGCTAAATGGCAGATTCTCCTCAGTGAATTCAACATTGTGATGCAAAAAGCTATCAAAGGAAAAGCATTGGCTGATTATCTCGCAGAAAACCCGGTGGATAAGGACTACGACCCACTTACCACATATTTCCCAAATGAAGAGATATTATTCATAGGGGAGGACATTTCAGAGTCGTACCTAGGGTGGAGGATGTTTTTTGATGAAGATGCAAATTTCAAGGGAGTAGGAATTAGGGTAGTTCTAATCTCTGAATCAGGACAACATTACCCGGTCTCATCTAAGATAAGATTCCCCTGTACAAATAATATGGTGGAATACGAGGCGTGCATCTATATGATTAAGATGATAGTCGATATGAACATTTAGGAAgttttggtcataggagattctgATTTGCTGATCCACCAAGTTCAAGGCGAATGGActaccaagaatgtcaagatccTTCCATATTTGCATTATGTAAAGGAATTGTGTAAGAAGTTCACCAAGATCGAGTTCAAGTATTTTCCCAAAATCCAAAATGAGTTCGCCGACGCCCTCGCGACCTTATCATCTATGATTCAACATTCGGACAAGAATTATATCGACCCCATCGAGATAGAGATCCAAGATTAGCATGCATATTGTTTCCATGTGGATGAAGAGCCAGATGGCAAGCCTtggtatcatgatatcaaaaggttCCTCGATGCAAGGGAATACCCAAAGAGTGCCACTAACGATCAGAAGAAAGCATTGAGGAGACTAGAAAATCACTTTTTCCTTAGCGGGGAAGTCTTGTATAGGAAGACCCCAGACTTGGGTCTGTTAAGGTGTGTAGATGCTACTGAAGCAACGAGAATattggaagaaatacatgcaggaaCGTTCAGGcctcacatgaatggtttcacTCTAGTCAAGAAGATCTGAGGgctggatatttttggatgaccatggaagtGTCAGATTCACGTTGATTTTATCTGGGTTCCATCAAATGAGTTAAACGTAATGGGTTCTCCTTGGTCATTGGCCACCTGGGGCATCGATGCGATTAGACCTATAGAACCAGCCGCATCAATGGACATCGTTTCATCTTGGTAGCCATCgactacttcaccaaatgggtcgaagcttcCATATACAAGGCTATCACAAAGAATGTGGTGGCAGATTTCATCTGTAACAACATAGTCTGTCAATTTAGGATTACAAAGTCACTCATAACTGACAATGTAACCAATCTCAACAGCGAACTCGTAAGGGAGATTTATGAGAAGTTAAGAACTATCCATTGTAATTTCACAGCATACATGCCGCAGATGAATAGGGAAGTTGAAGCAGCCAACAAAAAACATTAAGAGGATTTCGcggaagatagtggacaatcataggCAATGGCATGAGAAGTTAACATTTTCCCTACTTGGTTATTGCACTACTATGAGGACATCTACTAGGACAACGCCATGCATGTTTGTATATAGCACGAAAGTTGTAATACCCGCAAAGGTCAACATACCATCTTTGAGAATTATCCAGGAAGCCAAGTTAGATGATGTAGAATGGATACATGTCAGACAAGAACATCTCATGCTCATTGCTGAAAAGAGAATGGATGCACTCTGTCATGGTCAGCTATGTCTAAATAGGATGGCCAACGCATTCAATAGTAAAGTGAAAACTCGataattcacaccggggcagttggttTTGAATAAGATATTCCCCCACCAGGAAGAAGCAAAGAGGAAGTTCGTgccaaattggcaaggtccttatgtGGTCTATCAAGTATTGTCAGGAGGAGCATTGATCCTAGCATAAACGGACGACAGAGTAAGAACGAAACCTATAAATTtagacgcaatcaagagatactacattTGAAGACAATAGAGTTAGGTTTTGTTGCAATAGAACTACGCCTCACCTGACTTCCTATGGTGGGATATGCAGGCAATCCACGTAAGGTCCGGTCCCACTCttataatagaaaatccaaatgtAATTTTCATGTATTAGGAACAACACTACGACTTGATTTCCTTCAGCatgaatacgtaggcaatccacatCGGATTCAATCATCTATTATAATCGAACTAAGTTTTTGCCTGATTCTATTTGGATACGTAGGTAGTCTCAGTCAGACTCGGCCATACCATTTCAAAATTCTATTTtgtatctattgtaattgaactatattttgacttgattccatttggatacgtaggctgcctgaGTTATGCTCAGTCGTTTCATTCATCATCTCATTATTTCATATTCTCGAACTACGTTCAGACTTGATTCCATTCAGATACATAGGCAACCTGAAAAGGTTCGTTCATAACCTTAGGAAAAGCCTTTGTAATGCATTTCCTAAATTAGGAAGTAATAGCATCAACAAGAAGCTACGTCATCAGGGGCACATCCGGGAAAGCGTCATCAACAAGATAGAGCCATCCAGACGTGATACTCCCGTCGAAGGAAATttagtaaaatatttttttaattagtaATACCTACTttcttaaaatataaataatataatgcaTAATAGTAATTAGCAATAATAAATTAGTAGTAATTTAGTATCAAATATTTTATAAAACATACTATCCCTGTTGTTTTAGTTAATTAAAATAACTTTCATACCTTAACAAATAAGTTTTACAATTAATTTAGCCTCAAATTACAATTATATTACTTTCATTACTTTGATTAGctgaaattaatttttaaaattttaaatcggaatattaattatttttaaacaaCCAACTAATTATGGTTATTTcttaatgatatatatatatatatatatatatatatatatatatatatatatatatatatatatatatatatatatatatatatatatatatatatttgataattgtattttactatatttaattaggattaattaaatttaattaagTTAATTTAAATGAGGGTTCAAACTCAGAAGGCTATAATTGTAATTGTCTAATTAAATTCAACGGGGCTATGAATTAAGTTTTATATCAGCTAATTCAGCCCAAAATACATGCCCAATACATCTTGACCCGGTCCGGAACCCACCCCATCCATCCAAGTTGGAGATTCATGCCAATCCATCTAAGCCAATAACAAAGTGCCACATCACCGCTCTTAAACACCCACCAAAAAACACAATGTATCTGGACTGTTGATTCAAATCATCAACTGTCCATAGTCGATCTcaatttctcttttatttttttaattcccaGCGCTTTATCTCAATCGTTGGATCCAAGTGATCCAACGGTTCCATTTTATCCactttaaatatttttcttttcctttatcTCCATAATTTCGGATTCGTTGATCACAATGATCCAACAGGTCCCCTTCATCAGTGCATTTTAACTAGCCAGAGAACGCCGAACGCTTAATCATTTTTTCACCACCCACTCGCCCTAATTTCCTCTTTCTCTCCCTATTCTCTCAAACCATCAGCCCCCATCAATCacaaaaccttgcacaaatttgtggaAGGTCACTCGAATCAACCCTGAAACATCCATCTTGTCCCTTCTAACCGCGAATCCCGTCGGCTTTCATTCCATTTCCATCGATTcaatttgaaatctcaaatctcaGAATCCTAAACCTAAAATGTACAAATAGGAATAGCATCCATCCTTCCTTTGTTCCGTCGAATCAGGCCTGCATGTTCATTAATCTTCAACTTCAACATCATTATTCGATGTCTagaggtcaaacgcagtgacctTTGGACATTAGGCTTTGTCCAATGGTCCAATGGCTTCAACGGTCTTCCTCCTCCATCCTTGTTCCCAGGTAAAAGTCTTCACTATTTTCCCCTTTGTTCTTCTTTGATTTCACCTTATTGCTATTATCATCCATCTATTGTCACCATCCACTATCAATTTGAACCTATCGGAATCCTAAGTGGCTTGaattgaatgccactataaattGGGCATTCAATATCTTTACCTAACACACACCTAATACGATTAGAAACACtaaaagataaataaaaatatgaataagagCATTATATTTAAGGCTTTTGGCTAAGTTTTAGTGACCAGTAGAAATAATCTAATTTTCTCCTTGCTTCCTTTCATTCTGATCGAGTTCAATCTACTGTGAGTTGATCATTGTAAGTTTTATTCCTGAACGGCTAACAATCGACTCCTATTTAGTTTGCTGTTCTACAGAAGGTCAATGTACACTAAAGGTCAATGTACACTAACCCTCTCTCTATCTTTTAATTAGTGGTGCAATTTTGAGTTGTGATATTTTTCCTGTTAATCACATTTTATTTATGATGTATATCAGTGGTATATGACTAAACTTGTTATGCTCTGCTTTTGCATATCATTCTACTGCTAGGTTAGTGATTCCCTGATGAGTTAAGTTGTCTTGATATTATTATCAAATCTGTGTTATTCGTGAATTCAATCTCTTATGACCTAGCTAATTAAAAATGTGGTTGTACTGTCATTACTCTGAAAACTATGTTAAGCTTTCATGATTAACTGAATTAAGTCTTGGGCCAATAGTACTATGTGTGATATTTTCTGTTAATTAAGTAATGGTTATATGTATATCATCAGGATGACTAAAGTGGAATAAATTAGGTTTTTTAACCTCTATTGAAAGTCGTGCTAATACTTGGTACATTGTGCTTTATGTCTGTGATGTTGTGTTGCTTTGTCTCAGTCCCAACAAAATGATCTTCAACACTATTCATACCCTCATGTTACTCTGATTGAATCTAGTTAGCAGCCTGTTCATGTTACTATGATAAAATGATTTCTGTGTGTTCTTATGATACTTTGAAATAAAGAAAGTCATATGATGAACATAGTTGGTACATTAGAACATCTGCTCTCATATTTGGATGCAATTTGTTAGGATTAGCCCTCTAATGAGTGTTAACTTGTTATCTCATGGATTTCTGAACTCTGCAATAGTGTGTACCTGAAACCTTTATTGTGGTATTAGTTGAATGGCTCTCATTGACACATGTACTTGTGTTTATATCTATTTTGTTGCTCTTGTTGGTCCAATCATGTCCATGGACTCTTTCTATGCCTTTATCTTGAGGAAATTATACACTTGGATCATTGTATTGCCTGCTAAGATGTTTTACCTTAAGCCATGTGTAATCTTGACCTTCCCGCAATGTTATGATGTACCCAAATAAATGATCATCATTAAGGGACCTGCTCATGTTTTCTCATGAATGGAACTTTGTTGGTGTAACTTGATGATGAACTCGCTCACCTATTTGAATGAACTTATTATACTATGTTTGTCCTGTTTTAACCAACTAAGAGTGAACATCCTCTCTTACTTCTTCATGTCTGTCTGACACCACTATGTATAAAAGAACTTAATCATGAACTTGAGTGCTATTTGAATCTAGCAATTTGAAAAATCTGTTACACCGTAAACTATTGCAACTAGATGTCATGCCATTAGGTCTAAACAAAGTTAAAACTAACTCTTCTATTTGCATTGATGTCTCTACTGATTGGTGTTATCTATGGGAAGTCTGAACAAGGCTGTTAGTACAAGTATTTAGTGAAGTAAGTCTCAGCTATGTATATGCTTTCTCTGGACTATTCTTAATATCACTGTTGACCAGTCCTATGTTTCATGAACCTAGTTTCGGATTCATGTTGACCAGTCATATGTTTCATGAACCTAGTTCCAGATCCTGAAATGTTGAATCCACAGTAGAATTAATGAAACCAATGCATATGTCCTTCCCTGTCACTCACTCATATTTAGATCACTTAAGAAGGCATCTCTGAACTTGAATTGGATAGAGATAGAACCTATCTACTGATAGTATGCCACTAGCTTTCTTTGATTTATCACTACATCTTAGTAATGATTCTCCTAAGTGTTCTGAGGCATGTTATAATCAACCCCAAGGTCATTGATTTTACTGGACCCTATAAGTCCACTTGCATTGATCTATCTTTGTGCTTAGTGTTCTGATAAGGGATCATAAGGTCAAGATTGTGATTGGTTCTGAGCTATTCATATCTTTGTACTCTAATGATAGTGTAATATCTTCTATAGCTATTTGTTTCAATGCATTGAACTTCAGTGTGTCTGAACCTTTGAAAGGTTTATCACGAACCTTTTTGTTTACTTCCAACAAAGTGAAACGGTTAAGGTGACACGTTATTTGTGTCTAAGCCTTTGTGGAAGAGTAAGAGTGGATGGCTAAGGGTATTTAAGGTGTATTTGGCTCATGGTTAAGGTATCCCTCCCGGACACAAGCACGACTCGGGGTCCATGAGACTCTCGTGAACTCTGAAGTATTAGGGGGCCACAGGGAGATTTTATCCATAAATAAGGGTTTACTTGtcaccccaacctcgggaagagggacccggcgctcaaccgagtgaacccggccgagcaagcctgttagatactttctacccaactcacccatgataagAGAAACATGTTTTTATTAGCTAAACAGTAGAAGGACCATTATATAGACATTACTAAACCATTTCATTTTGCTACTTCcctgttaagtttcaaaatacatacattttgcgatttagtggaacaaaaatccaaaataacacATAATCCGTTTGTCCTTTCtagcacccatatacaacccacatagtgtctacggagcctctaaagatataaAAGAAAGTACAGATGGTGCCGGAaaaaaggccccggctatacctcaaaaagtgaccacaatataaacaaaaggtacaatacatgaacCAGGAAttaaatggggctcaccgagtccactgagaagaggatgcaacactatctgtgatcaacactgtctgctatgtaaccacctgcatccatttaaggatgcagcgcccccaacaaaagggatgttagtaatgtcgaatagtactagtatgtataactaaacactaTCTCAATAGAATAAACAACAATACAGGGGGAGACAATCAAGAATGCAACATGAGCTTTAAACAACATTACAACATCATGTTAAGGATCACATGGATTTCTTTTAGTCAATTGCCGCATTATTAGGTAGGAtggtttttagtgccaatatgctacaatccacaataccactgtaatcttacacggagtccgatctcggcccgatcggctagtccatctcatttga
It includes:
- the LOC138894036 gene encoding uncharacterized protein; this translates as MPTGKLAKWQILLSEFNIVMQKAIKGKALADYLAENPVDKDYDPLTTYFPNEEILFIGEDISESYLGWRMFFDEDANFKGVGIREVLVIGDSDLLIHQVQGEWTTKNVKILPYLHYVKELCKKFTKIEFKYFPKIQNEFADALATLSSMIQHSDKNYIDPIEIEIQD